In Chloroflexota bacterium, the following are encoded in one genomic region:
- a CDS encoding acylneuraminate cytidylyltransferase family protein, whose product MSAGTNGTHGGTTTGGRQLTALAVIPARGGSKQVPRKNLKLLGGRPLIQWSIDAAKAATELDRCIVSTDDEEIAEVARSLGADVPFLRPAEYAQDNTPDLPVFQHAVRWLGEHEGYRPDMIVHLRPTLPFREPRQIDDVVRLLRETGADCVKSVYREQHHPHKMWKMHDGRLGPYEDTPLWRQLGPDCPRQILEPAYWSAGLVDVMRTEVVERGSTIGEHTVPYLVNPEPCVDLDTDHDFIIAEAVLGLLRQEGTLCL is encoded by the coding sequence ATGAGTGCTGGCACGAACGGAACACACGGCGGAACCACCACCGGGGGGCGTCAGTTGACGGCGCTGGCGGTCATCCCGGCGCGCGGCGGCTCGAAGCAAGTCCCGCGCAAGAACCTCAAGCTGCTCGGCGGCAGGCCGCTGATCCAGTGGAGCATCGACGCGGCGAAGGCCGCCACCGAGCTTGACCGCTGCATCGTCTCGACCGACGACGAGGAGATCGCGGAGGTCGCCCGCTCGCTGGGGGCCGACGTGCCATTCTTGCGGCCGGCCGAGTACGCCCAGGACAACACGCCCGATCTGCCGGTCTTCCAGCACGCCGTGCGCTGGCTCGGCGAGCACGAGGGCTACCGCCCGGACATGATCGTCCATCTGCGCCCGACGCTCCCGTTCCGCGAGCCGCGCCAGATCGACGACGTCGTGCGGCTGCTGCGCGAGACCGGGGCCGACTGCGTGAAGTCGGTGTACCGCGAGCAGCACCACCCGCACAAGATGTGGAAGATGCACGACGGCCGCCTCGGGCCGTACGAGGACACGCCGCTCTGGCGACAGCTCGGGCCAGACTGCCCGCGCCAGATCCTGGAGCCGGCGTACTGGTCGGCCGGGCTGGTGGACGTGATGCGGACCGAGGTGGTGGAGCGCGGCTCGACCATCGGCGAGCACACCGTCCCATACCTCGTCAATCCCGAGCCGTGTGTCGACCTGGACACCGACCACGACTTCATCATCGCTGAGGCGGTCCTGGGGCTGCTGCGGCAGGAGGGAACGCTATGTCTCTGA
- a CDS encoding DUF3626 domain-containing protein, producing MGEISPIQRALNHVTTLSHGEPLDPSLRITLQFHPDRRSRDGRPLLTALRQDGCYRSQFETGTSNGGLTAYPGGERWRWESRIFAGAYDRAPAALRPKYGALNVRHKAIGGAPRYRGHHVVELGLRLAHDGHLDARVIGDAVRQGVDDEHMLKRVWHYVARFGESAD from the coding sequence ATGGGCGAAATCAGTCCCATTCAGCGTGCGCTCAATCATGTGACCACGCTCTCACACGGAGAACCGCTCGACCCTTCGCTACGCATCACCCTGCAGTTTCACCCGGATCGAAGGTCACGCGACGGGCGACCACTGCTGACCGCCCTGAGACAGGACGGGTGCTATCGATCCCAGTTCGAGACTGGCACGAGCAACGGGGGACTTACGGCCTATCCTGGGGGAGAGCGGTGGCGGTGGGAGAGCCGGATCTTCGCAGGGGCGTATGATCGCGCACCGGCCGCTCTTCGCCCGAAATACGGAGCGCTCAACGTTCGCCACAAGGCCATCGGCGGTGCTCCTCGGTACCGTGGTCACCACGTCGTAGAGCTGGGGCTTCGTCTAGCTCACGACGGTCACCTTGATGCACGGGTTATCGGCGACGCGGTCCGCCAGGGTGTCGACGACGAGCACATGCTCAAGCGTGTCTGGCACTACGTAGCACGTTTCGGCGAATCTGCTGACTAG
- a CDS encoding collagen-like protein: protein MCRPSARCRSGRRRADGAAAGLALAACWRCPGPAGCPGPAGCPGPAGCPGPAGCPGPAGCPGPAGCPGPASDDLGRSRRPARLERLDGSAYQS, encoded by the coding sequence GTGTGCCGACCATCTGCCAGGTGTAGGTCTGGCAGGCGACGCGCAGACGGGGCTGCTGCGGGGCTGGCGCTGGCGGCGTGCTGGAGGTGTCCTGGCCCGGCAGGTTGTCCTGGCCCGGCAGGTTGTCCTGGCCCGGCAGGTTGTCCTGGCCCGGCAGGTTGTCCTGGCCCGGCAGGTTGTCCTGGCCCGGCAGGTTGTCCTGGCCCGGCATCAGACGATCTCGGCCGGAGCCGCCGGCCGGCCCGTCTCGAACGACTGGACGGCAGCGCGTACCAGTCTTAG
- a CDS encoding sugar phosphate isomerase/epimerase, which translates to MLDAIAAAGYEGVEITWQMLGPWLDRPDKARRAFDARGLALAAVAMSPTSGWTDDSLIPEEEALVGRVLRFLAAFPSPRIGFGGGRLIGGLAFPEDVVPPPSAADPARSAAFDRMLARYRLTAERAASRGVSAHIHPTSTVDSLIRVQADYDRLADGLADALAAGLLQLGPDTAHVVRGDESPARYVERYAAHIGHIHLKDAGARGGPFMPLGAGDAEISTVVERLRTAGYGGWVVAEEESESAADDPATAVRAARAYLRSIGV; encoded by the coding sequence GTGCTGGATGCCATCGCGGCGGCCGGCTACGAGGGCGTCGAGATCACCTGGCAGATGCTCGGGCCGTGGCTGGATCGGCCGGACAAGGCCCGGCGTGCGTTCGACGCGCGCGGTCTGGCGCTCGCAGCCGTGGCGATGTCCCCAACCTCCGGCTGGACCGACGACAGCCTGATCCCCGAGGAAGAGGCGCTCGTCGGGCGGGTGCTGCGCTTCCTGGCGGCGTTCCCCTCGCCGCGCATCGGCTTCGGCGGCGGGCGGCTGATCGGCGGCCTGGCCTTCCCCGAGGATGTCGTGCCGCCGCCGAGCGCGGCCGACCCTGCCCGCTCGGCCGCGTTCGACCGCATGCTCGCGCGGTATCGCCTGACCGCCGAACGGGCGGCAAGCCGAGGCGTGTCAGCCCACATCCACCCGACCTCGACGGTGGACTCGCTGATCCGCGTCCAGGCCGACTACGACCGGCTCGCAGACGGGCTGGCGGACGCGCTCGCGGCCGGGCTGCTTCAGCTTGGCCCAGATACCGCCCACGTCGTGCGCGGAGATGAATCTCCCGCCCGCTACGTCGAGCGCTATGCCGCGCACATCGGCCACATCCACCTGAAGGACGCCGGCGCCCGGGGCGGCCCGTTCATGCCGCTCGGCGCCGGCGACGCGGAAATCTCCACCGTGGTCGAGAGGTTGCGCACGGCCGGGTACGGCGGCTGGGTGGTCGCGGAGGAGGAGTCTGAGAGCGCCGCCGACGATCCCGCAACCGCCGTGCGGGCCGCCCGCGCGTACCTGCGGAGCATCGGCGTGTAG
- a CDS encoding HAD hydrolase family protein: protein MSPDVRARARKIKLVAMDVDGVLTDAGMYYTESGDELKKFNTRDGMGVALVRQAGLKTAILTRESTEMVRRRGAKMRIDHVFIGITDKLTVMKQLLGELGLTLDEVAYIGDDVNDYELLAHVGLAAAVKDASRLPKSVAHVITEAKGGEGAVRELCEIILEAQQGLTALADH from the coding sequence ATGTCGCCTGATGTGCGCGCACGCGCCCGCAAGATCAAACTCGTCGCCATGGATGTGGACGGCGTCCTCACCGACGCCGGCATGTACTACACCGAGAGCGGCGACGAGCTGAAGAAGTTCAACACTCGCGACGGCATGGGCGTGGCCCTGGTGCGGCAGGCCGGCCTCAAGACGGCGATCCTGACCCGCGAGAGCACCGAGATGGTCCGGCGGCGCGGCGCCAAGATGCGGATCGACCACGTGTTCATCGGCATCACCGACAAGCTCACCGTGATGAAGCAGCTGCTCGGCGAGCTGGGCCTGACGCTGGACGAGGTCGCCTACATCGGGGACGACGTCAACGACTACGAGCTGCTGGCCCACGTCGGGCTGGCAGCCGCCGTCAAGGACGCCAGCCGCCTGCCGAAGTCCGTCGCCCACGTCATCACCGAGGCGAAGGGCGGCGAGGGCGCGGTCCGCGAGCTGTGTGAGATCATTCTCGAAGCCCAGCAGGGGCTGACGGCGCTCGCCGACCACTGA
- a CDS encoding N-acetylneuraminate synthase family protein, producing MSLSTIEIAGRPVGEAQPCYIIAEAGVNHNGDPALAKKLIDIAADAGADAVKFQKRTVSDILIAAALERPYTVPTSLGATYGEHREKLELSAEVYADLIAHAKTRGITLLASAWDPNSVDFLEALGIPAYKIASADCSNLPLIEYVAKTGKPVLLSTGMSDLAEVDEAVATVRRHNDQLVLFQCTSTYPADNDQLNLRVILTYKARYGCVVGYSGHERGLAPTEAAVAIGANVVERHFTIDRTMIGPDHAASLEPDGLKRLVRNIRNIEKALGSSEKRLLDAEKPVRDRLAKSVVAKQTIPAGTMITADMLTVKGPGSGLRPNTLPYLVGVVAESEIPGDTLVPNEAIKWRRG from the coding sequence ATGTCTCTGAGCACCATCGAGATCGCCGGGCGGCCCGTCGGCGAAGCGCAGCCGTGCTACATCATCGCCGAGGCCGGCGTGAACCACAACGGCGACCCGGCCCTGGCGAAGAAGCTGATCGACATCGCCGCCGACGCCGGCGCGGACGCCGTCAAGTTCCAGAAGCGGACCGTCTCGGACATCCTGATCGCGGCGGCGCTGGAGCGGCCATACACCGTCCCGACCTCCCTCGGCGCGACCTACGGCGAGCACCGCGAGAAGCTGGAGCTGTCGGCTGAGGTCTACGCCGACCTGATCGCCCATGCGAAGACGCGCGGCATCACCCTGCTGGCGAGCGCCTGGGATCCAAACAGCGTTGATTTCCTCGAAGCGCTGGGCATCCCGGCCTACAAGATCGCCTCGGCGGACTGCTCCAACCTGCCGCTGATCGAGTACGTGGCGAAGACGGGCAAGCCGGTCCTGCTCTCGACCGGTATGAGCGACCTGGCCGAGGTTGACGAGGCCGTGGCCACGGTCCGCCGCCACAACGATCAACTGGTGCTGTTCCAGTGCACCAGCACCTACCCCGCCGACAACGATCAGCTCAACCTGCGGGTGATCCTCACCTACAAGGCGCGGTACGGCTGCGTGGTGGGCTACTCCGGCCACGAGCGCGGGCTGGCCCCCACCGAGGCGGCCGTCGCCATCGGCGCGAACGTGGTCGAGCGGCACTTCACTATCGACCGCACGATGATCGGGCCGGACCACGCGGCCTCGCTGGAGCCGGACGGCCTCAAGCGGCTGGTCCGCAACATCCGGAACATCGAGAAGGCGCTCGGCTCGTCCGAGAAGAGGCTGCTCGACGCCGAGAAGCCGGTCCGCGACCGGCTCGCCAAGAGCGTCGTGGCGAAGCAGACGATCCCGGCCGGCACGATGATTACCGCCGACATGCTGACGGTCAAGGGGCCAGGCAGCGGCCTCCGCCCGAACACGTTGCCGTACCTGGTGGGCGTCGTGGCCGAGTCGGAGATCCCCGGCGACACGCTGGTCCCGAACGAGGCGATCAAGTGGCGGCGAGGGTAA
- a CDS encoding GDP-mannose 4,6-dehydratase yields the protein MPDRTFWTGRRVLVTGPNGFVAAHLIESLVGHGAEVYGYDRAPNGCLDLHPGLREKVNLTLGDLTDQPKIEALLQKNGIQSLIHLAAQSSIAISKGSPIPAFESNVRGTWCVLDAARNYGHIDTIAVASSLTAYGDQDRSPFDESFALNGNDPYAASKACTDIVARCYAASYGMPIAIARTSNIFGPADAHLDHIIPGTLLSLLRGERPVIRSDGSPSKGYLHVSDIVQAYTLLAERAAGMDVRGRAFNIHPDHPISVLALVRLMIEVADRPDLEPVITRQATNHEHVWLANDRAKRILGWEQKVSLKDGLRDTLNWLRDHAGAQLEKAAQVFHG from the coding sequence ATGCCTGATCGAACCTTCTGGACGGGCCGACGGGTGCTCGTCACCGGCCCGAATGGCTTTGTCGCGGCTCATCTGATCGAATCGCTCGTGGGGCACGGCGCGGAGGTGTACGGCTACGACCGCGCCCCGAACGGCTGCCTGGACCTGCACCCCGGCCTGCGCGAGAAGGTCAACCTGACCCTGGGCGACCTCACCGATCAGCCGAAGATCGAGGCGCTGCTCCAGAAGAACGGCATCCAGTCGCTGATCCACCTGGCGGCGCAGTCGAGCATCGCCATCTCGAAGGGCTCGCCGATCCCGGCGTTCGAGTCGAACGTGCGCGGGACGTGGTGCGTCCTCGACGCCGCCCGCAACTACGGCCACATCGACACCATCGCCGTGGCGTCCAGCCTGACGGCCTACGGCGACCAGGACCGGAGCCCGTTCGACGAGTCGTTCGCGCTGAACGGCAACGACCCCTATGCCGCGTCCAAGGCCTGCACGGACATCGTGGCCCGCTGCTACGCGGCGAGCTACGGTATGCCCATCGCCATCGCCCGGACGTCAAACATCTTCGGGCCGGCCGACGCTCATCTCGACCACATCATCCCTGGCACCCTGCTCTCGCTGCTGCGCGGCGAGCGGCCGGTGATCCGCAGCGACGGCTCCCCGAGCAAGGGCTACCTGCACGTCTCGGACATCGTGCAGGCGTACACGCTGCTGGCCGAGCGGGCAGCCGGCATGGACGTGCGCGGGCGGGCGTTCAACATCCACCCCGACCACCCGATCAGCGTGCTGGCGCTGGTGCGGCTGATGATTGAGGTGGCGGACCGCCCGGACCTGGAGCCGGTCATCACGCGGCAGGCCACGAACCACGAGCACGTCTGGCTGGCGAACGACCGTGCGAAGCGCATCCTCGGCTGGGAGCAGAAGGTCTCGCTCAAGGACGGCCTGCGCGACACGCTGAACTGGCTGCGCG
- a CDS encoding DUF2334 domain-containing protein has protein sequence MRGSNERSCRRHDTSGTTDADHPARLVGAHEAGGKALRAAIRDDDTCFFTTPAALERVYGRYWDRIPISLAVVPIHASTRSKGIPQEHWEGGAEFPLADNPALVQFLKDGAAAGRLNINLHGYSHKNYPTGWEFEVGPDLDGRLQRGRTYLESLLGVTIRTFVPPHNALSKRGLQAIDRAGLNVLGSFYSFRPDKKPLDRHALANYARITAHRVRTGRSRKQRLIYPWPLRYNRHAEFGCQPLVPRTTLDELLSAFEEARRFGGDFCLATHYWEIDDRLAGLLDAFIAHADRAGVEWVPADALFDEPSSARASR, from the coding sequence GTGAGGGGTTCAAACGAACGCTCGTGCCGCCGGCACGACACTTCCGGTACAACCGACGCCGACCATCCAGCGCGCCTTGTCGGCGCACACGAAGCAGGGGGAAAAGCACTGAGGGCCGCCATCCGCGACGACGACACCTGCTTCTTCACCACGCCGGCCGCCCTGGAGCGCGTCTACGGCCGCTACTGGGACCGCATCCCGATCTCGTTGGCCGTCGTGCCCATCCATGCCAGCACGAGGTCGAAGGGGATCCCCCAGGAGCACTGGGAGGGCGGCGCCGAGTTCCCGCTAGCCGACAATCCCGCCCTGGTGCAGTTCCTGAAGGACGGCGCTGCCGCCGGCCGTCTCAACATCAACTTGCACGGCTACTCTCACAAGAACTACCCGACCGGCTGGGAGTTCGAGGTCGGACCGGACCTGGACGGACGGCTCCAGCGCGGTCGGACCTACCTGGAGTCACTGCTCGGCGTCACCATCCGGACGTTCGTGCCGCCGCACAACGCGCTGTCGAAGCGCGGCCTTCAGGCCATCGACCGGGCCGGCCTCAATGTCCTCGGCTCGTTCTACTCGTTCCGGCCAGACAAGAAGCCGCTCGACCGGCACGCGCTGGCGAACTACGCCCGCATCACCGCCCACCGCGTGCGGACCGGGCGCTCTCGGAAGCAACGGTTGATCTATCCGTGGCCCTTGCGTTACAACCGTCACGCCGAATTCGGTTGCCAGCCGCTCGTCCCGCGAACGACGCTCGACGAGTTGCTCTCTGCCTTCGAGGAGGCGCGGCGGTTCGGCGGTGACTTCTGCCTGGCGACCCATTACTGGGAGATCGACGATCGCCTGGCAGGCTTACTGGACGCCTTCATCGCGCACGCCGATCGTGCGGGCGTTGAGTGGGTGCCGGCCGACGCGCTCTTTGATGAGCCGTCGTCCGCTCGGGCGTCCAGGTGA
- a CDS encoding Gfo/Idh/MocA family oxidoreductase yields the protein MLRVGLVGCGFMGRQHALAYRVVARRLESEHPAAMPKLVAVCDADPGRADAVAAEVGAVPYTDLGAMLTNEKLDLVDVVTPDFAHREPALTALAAGCHAFVEKPIAQTTADASAMIEAARRANRALAVNFNRRFARPYALARQVQQDGRLGRLSYAMLRVALKAGRAAITPYELVYDSLIHLLDLARWYGGEVAEVSCTLDGLAESGYGRAYHDAAISLRFADGGVGTVVGSWRGSRLHGIEYAELQGAGGRATVDNVVSRFSFAPNDDGLASVWEPRPFGDETRLLQFYPTTVEEHLAALLPALAEGRPVPVSGEDGLAALRLVRAAVQSFETGRPAAPAEIV from the coding sequence ATGCTGCGAGTCGGGCTGGTCGGGTGCGGGTTCATGGGCCGGCAGCACGCCCTGGCCTACCGCGTGGTGGCGCGCCGGCTGGAGAGCGAGCATCCTGCCGCCATGCCGAAGCTGGTGGCCGTCTGCGACGCCGATCCGGGCCGGGCGGATGCCGTGGCCGCCGAGGTGGGCGCGGTCCCGTACACCGACCTCGGCGCGATGCTCACCAACGAGAAACTCGACCTCGTGGACGTGGTCACGCCCGACTTCGCGCACCGCGAGCCGGCCCTGACGGCGCTCGCGGCCGGTTGCCACGCCTTCGTCGAGAAGCCCATCGCCCAGACCACGGCCGACGCCTCGGCCATGATCGAGGCGGCCCGGCGGGCGAATCGCGCGCTGGCCGTCAACTTCAACCGCCGCTTCGCGCGGCCCTACGCCCTGGCACGGCAAGTGCAGCAGGACGGACGCCTCGGTCGTCTCTCCTACGCCATGCTGCGGGTCGCGCTCAAGGCTGGCCGTGCCGCCATCACGCCGTACGAGCTCGTCTACGACTCGCTGATCCACCTGCTGGATCTGGCGCGCTGGTACGGCGGCGAGGTGGCCGAGGTCTCGTGCACGCTCGACGGGCTGGCCGAGAGCGGCTACGGGCGCGCCTACCATGACGCGGCGATCTCGCTGCGGTTCGCCGACGGCGGCGTCGGGACGGTCGTCGGCTCGTGGCGCGGGAGCCGGCTGCACGGCATCGAGTACGCCGAGCTTCAGGGCGCCGGCGGGCGGGCGACGGTGGACAACGTCGTGTCACGATTCAGCTTCGCGCCGAACGACGACGGGCTGGCGTCGGTCTGGGAGCCGCGCCCATTCGGGGACGAGACCCGCCTGCTCCAGTTCTACCCGACGACCGTCGAAGAGCATCTGGCAGCGCTGCTGCCGGCCCTGGCCGAGGGGCGACCGGTCCCAGTCAGCGGCGAGGACGGACTGGCAGCGCTAAGACTGGTACGCGCTGCCGTCCAGTCGTTCGAGACGGGCCGGCCGGCGGCTCCGGCCGAGATCGTCTGA